The proteins below are encoded in one region of Ereboglobus luteus:
- a CDS encoding RBBP9/YdeN family alpha/beta hydrolase: MKNNAFVIHGSFGSPFENWFPSLHKRLCANDWTAIVPHFPSPQGQTFLSWCAILDSYRQARILTDKSVFICHSSASPFVLKYAVRKQLNFRGLVTVSGFNNFYSGDEEFDKINSEFYQETQELLLASRHFDKKYSYFSNDDPYLPFGVLESFSKAIGSTKFIRTNAGHFNTRSGYDSFDEIAELLINSF; the protein is encoded by the coding sequence ATGAAAAACAATGCATTCGTAATACATGGTTCGTTTGGTTCTCCATTTGAAAATTGGTTTCCGTCACTACATAAGCGACTATGTGCTAATGATTGGACTGCTATAGTCCCACATTTTCCGAGTCCGCAAGGCCAAACTTTTCTAAGTTGGTGCGCTATTCTAGATAGTTATCGGCAAGCGCGGATATTGACCGATAAATCTGTTTTTATATGCCATAGCTCAGCGTCTCCTTTTGTATTGAAGTATGCAGTCAGAAAACAATTGAATTTTAGGGGACTGGTCACTGTTTCAGGTTTTAATAATTTTTATTCAGGTGATGAGGAATTTGATAAAATAAATAGTGAGTTTTACCAGGAAACCCAAGAGTTGCTATTAGCTTCGAGGCATTTTGATAAAAAATATTCTTATTTTTCAAACGATGATCCTTATTTGCCCTTTGGTGTATTAGAAAGTTTCTCAAAAGCGATTGGTTCAACGAAATTCATAAGAACAAACGCGGGGCATTTTAATACTAGATCTGGATATGATTCATTTGATGAAATTGCAGAATTATTGATAAATTCATTTTGA
- a CDS encoding class I SAM-dependent methyltransferase gives MWTKNTANAWNNYFPPNRPSNYELAVCARYITEIRRTIKRKPRLLVLGSTTEYRTLGVEENCDVTIIDNSIEYHSAISKELKYLRAKETIVISNWQNMKFFNEFDMIVGDLVIGNMHAREIDNFLENIRRALTRNGIFITKSFFYNRDREILHPSSFFKTYEDKYSYYDPFPFNAYNLSVYSMNRNSFVLKFTEMFDVVLKSFFDGFITEKTLNRYKELGWEEALNTEFYMMPKDLWEFKLKSVFDNYIIEYASCYFWSEDFPFYIIQSKQVLEFLSRHK, from the coding sequence ATGTGGACAAAAAACACAGCAAATGCTTGGAATAATTATTTTCCACCTAATAGACCGTCTAATTATGAGTTAGCGGTGTGCGCACGCTATATCACTGAAATAAGGAGAACAATAAAAAGAAAGCCGAGGTTATTAGTATTAGGGTCGACTACGGAGTATCGCACACTTGGAGTCGAAGAAAATTGCGATGTAACTATCATTGATAATAGTATTGAGTATCACTCAGCTATATCAAAAGAGTTGAAGTATTTACGAGCAAAAGAAACTATTGTTATAAGCAATTGGCAAAACATGAAATTTTTTAATGAATTTGATATGATTGTAGGAGATTTAGTCATAGGCAATATGCACGCACGCGAAATTGATAATTTTCTTGAAAATATTCGACGTGCGCTTACACGCAATGGCATATTTATAACTAAAAGTTTTTTCTACAACCGCGATAGAGAAATACTTCACCCGTCAAGTTTTTTTAAAACCTATGAAGACAAATATTCATATTATGATCCATTTCCATTCAATGCATATAACTTATCTGTATATAGTATGAATCGAAATAGTTTTGTTCTGAAATTTACAGAAATGTTTGATGTTGTGCTAAAGTCTTTCTTCGATGGTTTTATAACAGAAAAAACATTAAACAGATATAAGGAGCTGGGGTGGGAGGAGGCTCTTAACACGGAATTTTATATGATGCCAAAAGATTTATGGGAGTTTAAATTGAAGTCAGTATTTGACAATTATATAATAGAATATGCTAGTTGTTATTTTTGGAGTGAGGATTTCCCCTTTTACATAATACAAAGCAAACAGGTGCTCGAGTTTCTTAGTCGTCATAAATAA
- a CDS encoding PEGA domain-containing protein, with protein sequence MKNPTVRILGTSALIVLALVASGCASILNSGSRDISIRSQPEGANVTIAKADTGVVVMKGTTPMSVFLSPKRGYFKGQSYNLKIELPGYTTAEVVVSPKISGWYFGNIIFGGVIGMLVVDPVTGAMWNLSPSQIDREINPAQAQLIKQGDGFLVVMLEDASAAERERMLEVN encoded by the coding sequence ATGAAAAACCCCACCGTCCGGATTCTCGGAACAAGCGCACTCATTGTCCTCGCACTCGTGGCAAGCGGCTGCGCGTCGATCTTAAACAGTGGATCCCGCGACATCAGCATACGATCGCAGCCGGAAGGCGCAAATGTGACCATCGCCAAAGCGGACACGGGCGTTGTCGTCATGAAGGGGACGACTCCGATGTCGGTTTTCCTGTCGCCCAAGCGGGGATATTTCAAGGGGCAGAGTTACAACCTGAAAATCGAGCTCCCCGGCTACACGACCGCCGAGGTTGTGGTGAGTCCAAAAATCTCCGGCTGGTATTTTGGCAACATAATCTTCGGCGGCGTTATCGGAATGCTTGTCGTCGATCCCGTGACCGGCGCGATGTGGAACCTATCCCCCTCCCAAATTGACCGCGAAATCAACCCAGCCCAAGCCCAGCTCATAAAGCAAGGCGACGGATTTTTGGTCGTCATGCTCGAAGACGCCTCCGCTGCGGAACGCGAGCGGATGCTGGAGGTGAATTAA